The Pseudanabaena galeata CCNP1313 genome includes a region encoding these proteins:
- a CDS encoding aromatic ring-hydroxylating dioxygenase subunit alpha — protein MTASTLLRDNLDDKSKSEADRRSQVLPAGGQDPDRFDWQEVWYPVFYIEDLDKTKPAKFTLLERDLVIWWDRHTNSWKAFDDRCPHRLVPLSEGRIAEDGLLECPYHGWAFKGDGNCDRIPQQPEGGLAHTSKRACVKSLPTAERQGLLFIYAGKPENAPHVKIPIIEPLETETEKWTLFGTFRDLPYDAITLLENVLDASHLPFTHHKSVGNRANAAPMVLEVLESDKYGFTGTWEEGPRRGKLGKQDTTFIAPSLMWHDLTSKQFGRTITAVYATPTRKGECRLFARFPFQFNSAIPRFFIGITPRWYSHIGQNGILEDDQIFLHYQERYLAQALAQPEIDGNYAKAFYLATAADTYVSELRKWVNRYEADPFVDQRLAAPLAKEVLLDRYHSHTSKCASCSQALRNVRKIKMISMVLAAIAWTATPLLSYIFAPANLTLILLGSGTAAIAIAVWVICNNLERKFIYGQETPLRNL, from the coding sequence ATGACTGCAAGCACTTTGCTCAGGGATAATCTCGATGACAAATCCAAATCTGAGGCTGATCGGCGATCGCAAGTTTTGCCTGCGGGTGGACAAGATCCCGATCGCTTTGATTGGCAAGAGGTATGGTATCCCGTCTTTTATATTGAAGACCTAGATAAAACTAAACCTGCCAAATTTACCTTGTTAGAACGTGATTTGGTGATTTGGTGGGATCGGCATACAAACTCATGGAAAGCCTTCGACGATCGCTGTCCCCATCGGTTAGTCCCTCTATCGGAAGGAAGAATTGCGGAGGATGGCTTGTTAGAATGCCCCTATCACGGTTGGGCTTTTAAGGGAGATGGAAACTGCGATCGCATACCTCAACAACCCGAAGGCGGACTAGCTCACACATCAAAACGTGCTTGTGTAAAGTCTTTGCCCACTGCCGAGCGTCAAGGCTTACTGTTTATTTACGCGGGCAAGCCCGAAAATGCACCTCACGTCAAAATTCCAATCATCGAACCATTGGAAACTGAGACTGAGAAATGGACTCTTTTCGGCACTTTCCGCGACTTACCCTACGATGCGATTACCCTTTTAGAGAATGTCCTTGATGCGAGTCATCTTCCCTTTACCCATCACAAATCCGTCGGCAATCGTGCCAATGCTGCACCGATGGTTTTAGAAGTTCTCGAAAGTGATAAGTACGGTTTTACTGGAACTTGGGAAGAAGGACCAAGACGAGGCAAATTAGGAAAGCAAGACACTACCTTCATCGCACCGTCGCTAATGTGGCATGACCTCACGTCTAAGCAATTTGGTCGCACGATCACGGCTGTATATGCAACACCCACTCGCAAAGGTGAATGTCGCTTGTTTGCGAGATTTCCCTTCCAATTTAATTCGGCAATTCCCAGATTTTTTATTGGCATTACGCCACGTTGGTATTCACATATTGGACAAAATGGAATCTTAGAAGATGACCAGATTTTTCTGCATTATCAAGAGCGTTATTTAGCCCAAGCTCTCGCTCAGCCAGAAATTGATGGCAATTATGCTAAGGCTTTCTATTTGGCAACAGCCGCCGACACCTATGTTTCGGAATTACGGAAATGGGTCAATCGTTATGAAGCCGATCCCTTTGTCGATCAGAGATTAGCTGCACCCTTAGCAAAAGAAGTTCTCTTAGATCGCTATCATTCGCATACTTCCAAGTGTGCAAGTTGCAGCCAAGCTTTGCGAAATGTCCGCAAGATTAAGATGATCAGTATGGTGCTTGCAGCGATCGCATGGACAGCCACGCCATTACTCAGTTATATTTTTGCCCCAGCCAATTTAACCTTGATTTTGCTTGGTTCTGGTACGGCGGCGATCGCGATCGCCGTATGGGTAATTTGCAATAACCTAGAACGTAAATTCATCTACGGACAAGAAACGCCTTTACGCAAT
- the murB gene encoding UDP-N-acetylmuramate dehydrogenase, translating to MSLDLHTQTPIRSNVSLAGLTSMRVGGAAEYFISPRTSLELADSLVWASSRNLPITIIGAGSNLLISDQGLSGLVICTRHLRGIEFDEQSGQVTAASGEPVARLAMQAASRGWSGFEWAVGIPGTVGGLVVMNAGAQGGCAADCVVSVQTVNLTGEPKLIYPQDLDFSYRTSALQASSQLVTEATFKLQTGGDPDAIAADTEAKLKVRHTTQPYHLPNCGSVFRNPLPQFAARLIQDAGLKGYQIGNAQVSELHANFIVNLGNAKANDIFSLIEHIKTVISDRYGVVLETEVKMIGYF from the coding sequence ATGTCACTCGATCTTCACACCCAAACTCCAATTCGCTCGAACGTATCTCTGGCAGGGCTAACTTCGATGCGTGTCGGTGGCGCGGCTGAATACTTCATTTCACCGCGCACATCTTTAGAGCTTGCCGATAGTTTGGTATGGGCAAGCTCTAGAAATTTACCGATCACGATTATTGGCGCAGGGAGCAATCTCTTAATTAGCGATCAAGGTTTATCAGGTTTAGTCATCTGCACTCGCCACCTACGCGGGATTGAGTTTGATGAGCAATCTGGACAGGTTACAGCCGCTTCTGGTGAACCTGTAGCCCGTTTAGCCATGCAAGCGGCTAGTCGTGGTTGGTCAGGTTTTGAATGGGCGGTTGGCATCCCCGGAACGGTAGGCGGATTAGTGGTGATGAATGCGGGAGCGCAGGGCGGTTGTGCGGCGGATTGTGTGGTATCAGTACAGACTGTTAACTTGACTGGTGAACCTAAGCTAATTTATCCCCAAGACTTAGATTTCAGTTATCGTACCTCTGCTTTACAAGCATCATCACAACTAGTCACAGAGGCAACTTTCAAATTGCAGACTGGTGGTGATCCAGATGCGATCGCTGCTGACACTGAGGCAAAGCTCAAAGTGAGGCATACTACGCAGCCCTATCACTTGCCTAACTGCGGTAGTGTTTTTCGTAATCCTTTACCTCAATTTGCAGCAAGACTCATCCAAGACGCTGGACTGAAAGGCTATCAAATCGGCAATGCTCAAGTTTCAGAACTACATGCCAATTTCATCGTCAATCTTGGTAACGCAAAAGCCAACGATATTTTCAGTCTCATAGAACACATTAAAACAGTAATTAGCGATCGCTATGGGGTTGTACTGGAAACCGAAGTTAAAATGATCGGCTATTTCTAA
- the psbA gene encoding photosystem II q(b) protein, producing the protein MTTAVQRRENTSLWDQFCNWITSTENRLYVGWFGVIMIPCLLSATICFIIAFIAAPPVDIDGIREPVAGSLLFGNNMISGAVVPSSNAIGLHFYPIWEADSLDEWLYNGGPYQLVVFHFLLGIFCYMGREWELSYRLGMRPWIAVAYSAPVAAATAVFLIYPIGQGSFSDGMPLGISGTFNFMIVFQAEHNILMHPFHMLGVAGVFGGSLFSAMHGSLVTSSLIRETTENESQNAGYKFGQEEETYNIVAAHGYFGRLIFQYASFNNSRSLHFFLALWPVVGIWFTALGVSTMAFNLNGFNFNQSISDSQGRVVPSWADVINRANLGMEVMHERNAHNFPLDLAAVDVAPVAMAAPAING; encoded by the coding sequence ATGACAACAGCAGTACAAAGACGTGAAAACACGTCACTGTGGGATCAGTTTTGCAATTGGATCACCAGCACCGAAAACCGCCTCTATGTAGGTTGGTTCGGCGTAATCATGATCCCTTGCTTACTCTCCGCCACCATTTGCTTCATCATCGCCTTCATCGCCGCACCTCCAGTCGATATCGACGGAATCCGCGAACCAGTAGCAGGCAGCTTGCTATTCGGAAACAACATGATTTCTGGCGCAGTTGTTCCTTCTTCTAACGCGATTGGCTTGCACTTCTACCCCATTTGGGAAGCAGATAGCCTTGACGAATGGCTATACAACGGTGGTCCTTACCAATTGGTAGTATTCCACTTCTTGCTCGGCATTTTCTGCTACATGGGACGTGAATGGGAATTGTCTTACCGCCTCGGTATGCGTCCTTGGATCGCAGTAGCATACTCTGCGCCCGTAGCAGCAGCAACCGCAGTATTCTTGATCTACCCAATCGGACAAGGATCATTCTCTGACGGTATGCCTTTGGGTATCTCTGGTACTTTCAACTTCATGATCGTATTCCAAGCAGAACACAACATCTTGATGCATCCTTTCCACATGTTAGGAGTAGCAGGCGTGTTCGGCGGTTCCTTGTTCAGTGCCATGCACGGTTCACTCGTAACCTCCAGCTTGATTCGTGAAACAACCGAAAATGAAAGCCAAAACGCTGGTTACAAATTCGGACAAGAAGAAGAAACCTACAACATCGTTGCAGCCCACGGCTACTTCGGTCGCTTGATTTTCCAATACGCTTCCTTCAACAATAGCCGTTCCTTGCACTTCTTCTTGGCTCTATGGCCAGTAGTTGGCATCTGGTTCACCGCATTGGGCGTAAGCACAATGGCATTCAACTTGAACGGTTTCAACTTCAACCAATCGATTTCTGACAGCCAAGGACGAGTAGTACCTAGCTGGGCAGACGTAATCAACCGCGCTAACTTGGGTATGGAAGTAATGCACGAGCGCAACGCTCACAACTTCCCTCTCGATTTGGCTGCTGTTGATGTAGCACCAGTAGCAATGGCTGCTCCTGCTATCAACGGTTAA
- a CDS encoding Crp/Fnr family transcriptional regulator, with amino-acid sequence MRDGTDLQQKIMSAPFFVGLPDESVIRATAHMVTRSHPADQVILLENDWGNSVYFILEGWAKIRTYNLDGKEITLNILGFGEMFGEMAPLDQVPRSTDVITLTPTTIGSLPASDFVHLIETEPTAGIHLARLMAKRLRQVNRRLRLREADSTSRVADVLLFLAEGQGTKVSGGLEIPNLPHRELSSLSGLARETVTRVLGKLERKNLIQRIPDRDVLCILNPEGLESLMV; translated from the coding sequence ATGCGGGATGGAACTGATCTTCAGCAAAAAATTATGTCTGCCCCATTCTTTGTGGGGCTACCTGATGAATCCGTAATTAGGGCAACAGCGCACATGGTCACGCGCAGTCATCCAGCCGATCAAGTAATTTTGCTAGAAAATGATTGGGGTAACTCAGTCTATTTCATCTTGGAAGGCTGGGCAAAAATTCGCACCTACAATCTGGATGGTAAAGAAATAACGCTAAATATTCTCGGATTTGGCGAGATGTTTGGTGAAATGGCTCCCCTCGATCAAGTGCCGCGATCGACTGACGTGATTACCCTCACCCCCACAACTATCGGCAGCCTGCCAGCTTCAGATTTTGTACATTTGATTGAAACAGAACCAACCGCAGGCATACATTTAGCAAGGCTCATGGCAAAGCGCCTCCGCCAAGTTAATCGACGTTTACGCTTGCGGGAAGCTGATAGCACTTCTCGCGTTGCCGATGTCCTGCTCTTTCTGGCTGAAGGTCAAGGTACAAAAGTCAGTGGTGGCTTAGAAATCCCCAATTTGCCCCATCGAGAACTTAGTAGTCTAAGTGGTTTAGCTAGAGAGACAGTAACTCGCGTACTGGGCAAGCTAGAGCGCAAAAATTTAATTCAGCGTATTCCCGATCGCGATGTGTTGTGTATCCTCAACCCTGAAGGCTTAGAATCATTGATGGTTTAA
- the tsaE gene encoding tRNA (adenosine(37)-N6)-threonylcarbamoyltransferase complex ATPase subunit type 1 TsaE, with the protein MTETVKIEIYANNLDETQAIATKLAQIVTAGTIILLEGNLGSGKTTFMQAFGRALGISTTITSPTFTLIDEYTEGRLPLYHIDLYRLEPPQVPSLHLEEYWRGEDFPLGVVAIEWASKLLVIPPQHLKINLAIPLQASPMRSPEKQSPNLERSPDEDEEFLEDLPEERLIQLIAQGSAYVALLNQADFSNFQRLRR; encoded by the coding sequence ATGACTGAGACTGTAAAGATTGAGATTTATGCCAATAATCTTGATGAAACTCAAGCGATCGCCACCAAACTAGCTCAAATCGTGACCGCAGGGACAATTATTCTGCTCGAAGGTAATCTTGGCAGTGGCAAAACCACTTTTATGCAAGCCTTTGGTCGCGCCCTTGGGATTAGCACCACGATCACTAGTCCAACATTTACCCTAATTGATGAATATACGGAAGGTCGCCTGCCACTTTATCACATTGATCTTTATCGACTAGAGCCTCCTCAAGTTCCCAGCTTGCATTTAGAAGAATATTGGCGCGGCGAAGATTTTCCCCTTGGTGTAGTAGCGATCGAATGGGCTAGTAAACTACTTGTCATTCCACCACAGCATCTCAAGATTAATCTCGCAATACCATTGCAAGCATCTCCAATGCGATCGCCTGAGAAGCAATCCCCCAACCTTGAGCGATCTCCAGACGAGGACGAAGAATTTTTGGAGGATTTACCCGAAGAGCGCTTAATTCAACTCATTGCCCAAGGTTCAGCCTATGTTGCCCTGCTCAATCAGGCAGACTTTAGTAACTTTCAGCGCCTACGGCGCTGA
- a CDS encoding tellurite resistance TerB family protein — protein sequence MTPQELPPPISPRQMDMLRAVAAMAWADGKLEPDEIRLMLDEFAMLFAKTDAERNALKTRLKDYLGQNIPLEEVVPNIKSIEDRKMTLRLGYQVIQSSRRNPDEPMINLDEAAAYQRLVRILDLPPEVVADIEASIPPTEETHPNGIIQSLASRLHKLLGNAS from the coding sequence ATGACACCTCAAGAACTCCCACCTCCGATTAGTCCTCGTCAGATGGATATGCTTCGGGCTGTAGCCGCAATGGCATGGGCTGATGGCAAGCTGGAGCCTGATGAAATTCGGCTAATGCTTGATGAATTTGCAATGTTATTTGCCAAGACCGATGCAGAACGTAATGCGCTGAAAACCCGTCTCAAAGATTATTTAGGACAAAATATTCCCCTAGAAGAAGTCGTCCCCAACATTAAAAGTATAGAGGATCGCAAAATGACCCTCAGGCTTGGCTACCAAGTGATCCAATCTAGTCGGCGCAATCCTGATGAACCCATGATCAACCTTGATGAAGCCGCAGCTTATCAAAGACTTGTTCGGATACTAGACCTTCCGCCCGAAGTTGTCGCTGACATTGAAGCTTCGATCCCCCCTACCGAAGAAACTCATCCCAACGGAATTATTCAATCTCTTGCCTCAAGGCTACACAAGTTACTTGGGAATGCAAGTTAA
- a CDS encoding FAD-binding oxidoreductase — protein MQISLDNLLEELSGLETITNPTQVAKLSEDYAHFSPVLVPLLAGKVGDVVVRPSNESEVLRIAKTCVKYQIPLTVRGSGTGNYGQCTPLKGGVILETSRLQEIKWVKAGVACVETGVKMVTLDKKAQEIGWESRMVPSTVRSATVGGFIAGGSGGIGSVLYGQLRDRGNLRAVRVVTLEDEPRVIELRGDDVQKVAHAYGTNGIITELEVPLAPAYGWAEYVVSFADFMTAARFGQALGNSDGIIKKMISVHCAPISNYFIALQSYIPADSHCALVLVAESDREPFKSLIQEFKGEIFYEKSAQEASKGISLVEFSWNHTTLHARAADASLTYLQSLFLNDPKLELVQQMYEHFGDEVMMHLEFIKVNGVVIPAAIQVVRFTTGDRLNEIIEYHESQGVFIANPHTYILEDGGMKTVDYDQLNFKRQVDPYGLMNPDKMKGWQIK, from the coding sequence ATGCAAATATCTTTAGACAATCTGTTAGAAGAATTATCGGGGCTTGAGACAATTACCAATCCCACCCAAGTTGCAAAACTTTCAGAGGATTATGCTCACTTTAGTCCAGTTCTTGTTCCATTATTAGCGGGCAAAGTTGGCGATGTTGTAGTTCGTCCTAGCAACGAAAGTGAAGTACTGAGAATCGCTAAAACTTGCGTAAAATATCAGATCCCCTTGACAGTGCGCGGTAGTGGTACAGGTAACTATGGACAATGTACTCCCCTCAAGGGTGGGGTGATTTTAGAAACTTCGCGACTGCAAGAAATCAAATGGGTTAAGGCAGGAGTTGCTTGTGTAGAAACAGGCGTAAAAATGGTGACCCTTGATAAAAAAGCTCAAGAAATTGGCTGGGAATCGCGGATGGTTCCATCAACGGTGCGAAGTGCGACTGTAGGCGGATTTATCGCAGGTGGTAGCGGGGGAATTGGATCAGTTTTGTACGGGCAGTTGCGCGATCGCGGCAACTTGCGAGCGGTGCGTGTCGTTACCCTTGAAGATGAACCAAGAGTCATTGAACTACGTGGTGATGATGTTCAGAAGGTTGCACATGCCTATGGCACAAATGGCATCATTACCGAATTGGAAGTTCCATTAGCTCCTGCCTATGGCTGGGCTGAGTATGTGGTCAGTTTTGCTGATTTCATGACTGCGGCGAGATTTGGGCAAGCGTTGGGGAATAGTGATGGCATTATCAAAAAGATGATCAGTGTTCATTGCGCACCAATTTCTAATTATTTCATAGCTTTACAGAGTTATATTCCCGCAGATTCCCATTGTGCTTTAGTGCTAGTTGCCGAAAGCGATCGCGAACCGTTTAAAAGCCTCATTCAAGAATTCAAAGGTGAGATTTTCTATGAGAAAAGCGCTCAGGAAGCGAGTAAGGGGATTAGTCTAGTTGAATTCTCATGGAATCACACTACTTTACATGCTCGTGCTGCTGATGCTTCTCTGACTTATCTCCAAAGCCTATTTCTAAACGATCCGAAATTAGAACTTGTGCAGCAAATGTATGAGCATTTCGGTGATGAGGTGATGATGCATTTGGAATTTATCAAAGTAAATGGAGTCGTAATTCCTGCGGCGATTCAAGTGGTGCGCTTTACGACGGGTGACCGCCTAAATGAAATCATTGAATACCATGAGTCGCAGGGTGTATTTATTGCCAATCCCCATACCTATATTCTCGAAGATGGGGGCATGAAAACAGTTGATTACGATCAGCTCAACTTCAAGCGCCAAGTCGATCCCTACGGTTTGATGAATCCCGATAAAATGAAAGGCTGGCAAATTAAATAA
- the murC gene encoding UDP-N-acetylmuramate--L-alanine ligase, which yields MLNPVDFSGRPFHFVGIGGIGMSAIAYILAKQGFTVSGSDLSSNRITQKLQDLGVKTFQGHHADNIDLANAPQVVCSTAINQQNPEFQVALANRLPILHRSDLLAALIEQFQAISVAGTHGKTTTSSLVGFLLLKGGIDPSIIIGGEVSAWQGNARLGNGKYLVAEADESDGTLVKFLSHIGIITNIELDHPDHYHNLEQVIEIFQTFAKRCEVVVGSIDCPTVKEHIRLDLTYSLSDPLADYTVNDVQYSPSDTQALVIERGKPLGQISLGLLGKHNLSNALAAIAVARYVGVEWQAIADALPDFVGASRRFEIKGVQNGITFVDDYAHHPSEIIATLASARQQNTTSRVVAIFQPHRYSRTHRFLSEFSHSFTDADMVIVTDIYAASEPNDGKITGSQVAEAIASVRDQVHYLPTLKDIQAFLVKRLQSGDLAVFLGAGNLNQAIAPTMKEIEELPSDSSIN from the coding sequence ATGCTGAATCCAGTTGATTTCAGCGGTAGACCGTTTCATTTTGTAGGTATTGGCGGGATCGGGATGTCGGCGATCGCCTATATCTTAGCGAAGCAAGGATTTACGGTATCTGGCTCAGATCTTAGTAGCAATCGCATCACTCAAAAGCTACAGGATCTTGGTGTAAAGACATTTCAAGGGCATCATGCAGACAACATCGATCTAGCAAATGCTCCTCAAGTGGTCTGTTCGACTGCGATCAACCAACAAAATCCCGAATTTCAGGTGGCTCTGGCTAATCGCTTGCCAATTTTGCATCGTTCTGATTTATTAGCCGCTTTGATCGAGCAATTTCAAGCGATCTCGGTTGCAGGAACGCATGGCAAAACGACAACCAGTAGCTTAGTAGGATTTTTACTGCTCAAGGGAGGAATAGATCCCAGTATTATCATTGGCGGTGAAGTTAGCGCTTGGCAAGGCAACGCCCGTTTAGGCAATGGCAAATATCTAGTTGCTGAGGCTGATGAATCCGATGGCACGTTGGTGAAATTCTTGTCTCACATTGGCATCATTACCAACATTGAGTTAGACCATCCTGATCATTACCACAACCTTGAACAGGTCATTGAAATTTTTCAGACTTTTGCAAAACGTTGTGAAGTTGTCGTTGGTTCTATTGATTGCCCCACGGTGAAGGAGCATATTCGTTTAGATCTAACCTATAGTTTGAGTGATCCTTTGGCTGACTATACGGTAAATGATGTGCAGTACAGCCCTTCAGATACCCAAGCCTTAGTGATCGAACGGGGCAAACCTTTAGGGCAAATTTCGTTAGGACTCCTTGGTAAACATAACCTTAGTAATGCTCTAGCAGCGATCGCAGTGGCGCGTTATGTGGGCGTTGAGTGGCAAGCGATCGCTGATGCTTTACCTGATTTTGTGGGTGCTAGTCGCCGCTTTGAGATTAAAGGTGTGCAGAACGGGATTACTTTTGTCGATGACTACGCTCATCACCCTAGTGAAATTATTGCCACGCTTGCCTCAGCCAGACAACAAAATACTACTAGTCGGGTAGTTGCCATCTTTCAGCCCCATCGTTATAGCCGCACTCATCGATTTTTATCAGAGTTTAGCCATTCCTTTACCGATGCTGACATGGTGATTGTCACTGATATCTATGCCGCCAGTGAACCCAACGATGGCAAGATTACAGGCTCACAAGTTGCTGAAGCGATCGCCTCTGTGCGAGATCAAGTACATTACTTGCCAACCCTCAAAGATATCCAAGCATTTTTAGTAAAAAGACTACAATCTGGAGATCTCGCCGTATTTCTTGGGGCTGGCAATCTCAATCAGGCGATCGCGCCCACAATGAAAGAAATAGAGGAATTGCCAAGCGATTCCTCTATCAATTAG
- the tatA gene encoding twin-arginine translocase TatA/TatE family subunit, with protein sequence MFGIGWPEVIVISLVGVAIFGAKRIPEIGRSVGQALRGFQDEVKSSGETTDKSDSLDKD encoded by the coding sequence ATGTTTGGAATTGGCTGGCCTGAGGTAATTGTGATTTCGCTTGTGGGTGTGGCAATTTTTGGGGCAAAGCGTATCCCTGAAATTGGTCGCAGTGTAGGACAAGCTTTGCGTGGATTTCAAGATGAAGTAAAGAGTAGTGGTGAAACTACTGATAAGTCAGACTCCCTAGATAAAGACTAG